The DNA sequence GCCATCCGGAATGcactgtgtggatgctgcaACGCATTCAGGCGGAGCTACAATGCAAGGATGAGGAGTTCACAAATAAGCACATTCGTCTTATTAATGACTTTCTCGTGGGTGATGAGGATCTACACGCGCTCTTTTGCTACTACAGTAGTGTGTTGGTGGATGTGGTTTCTGAAGACGGGGAGCCGTCCTCTGAATCCCGTAGCCAGCAGGAAATGATCGCGGAGTTGCGCATTGTTGATGGCCTTCCGGCTGTATCACGGAGGGACACAATGAAGGGAATGTGCCTTGATGTCGTGTGGTTTGCCCGCCTCGACCCAGAGAAGTTGATCGTCCCTGAGAGCGTGGACACCTGTATTGCGTGGGGTGTATGTCGTGGTGGTAATCTTCTTGAAGGTTTCCTTCGCCAGCTTCAGTACTCTATCGCACCAACGCTTCTACAGAATCGCTGGCCAGACAGTCTTGAGAAGGACGTTCGTTCAGCCCTCCATCGTTTTATGGCAGCTGTAACAGAAAATGTGAATCGTCTCAAGGGTCAGACAGTGTTGTATGTCCCCAGTGATCTCTTTAGCAAGGTGGACCTCGCCGAAGCGCACCAAAATCGTGAACTTGTTCAGGGTTTTGAGGCGGTAGTGATCCACTGGACGCGGCAAATTAAAGAGGTTGTGGGAGATAAAGACGCCGGTCTCACGGGAGATGGTGCAGGACCGTTGCAAGAAATCGCGTACTGGCGGTCGCGTGCGCGTGACTTGGGTAATATCCGCACGCAGCTGAACCGCTCGGACGTGGGAGGAATTGTGCAGGTTTTGAAAAATGCGAAATCATTTTACTATCTTGAGCCATTTTTGAACTTGCGTGCCGACGTGGAGAAAGGTACCGATGAGGCCTTTGATAGTCTGCGGTTCCTTAACACGCTGCTGGAGCCGTGTACCCGACTATCACGTGCTGGCCCAAAGGAGATACCGTCCCTTATTCCCGATGTTCTCATTCACGCGCAGCTGATTCTTCTGTACTCAAAGAGTTACAAGAAAGATCGCTTTTTCCGCCTGTTACGGTTAATCTCTAATGAAATCATTTTCCGCTGCAGCCAGGAGATTGATGTGCCTGCCATCCTCAACGGTGATGTAGAGCGGAGTATGGTAGCACTGAGACACAGCGTTGCGGCTGGTAATGCATGGATccaggagtgccacaagatGCTCGCGGCCACACGCAAAAGGTTTAAGATGGAACGTGGTGAGAAACTTGATGTAGACGACTCTTTTCTTAATGAAATTGACGGGTTTGTGCGCCACCGCTGCCAAAACTTGTGCGAAATTTGTAAGGCTCAGCTGCAGTTCGGTTTTAAGAGTGTATTCCAAGATAGCCAAATATCTACCGATCGCACAGGGGGATCGCGGCACACGCGTGGAGTTCGAAACGCGGCAGCAGTTGAGAAGCGGCAGATTGCCGGTGGCGTGGCCGCCTATGGTGCGCCGCTTGAGGTGAAGGATCTGGTtaaaacgaaaggaaaggaaaaggatgtcTTTAGGGGCCAGCTGCCAATTTTCAGTGGGAATAAGGGTCCAGAGATTGAGACGCAGCTGTTAGACATCCAACGTGCATTTAAAGCCAAGATAGACACACTGCGGCGGTTAGACTACGATATTCTTGATGTGAAGTCTACTCGTTGGGTTGATGACTTCCGGGCATTGAAGTCAGACATTGATAATCTATCTATGATGCTTCAGCAGATCATCACGGCGGCTTTTGATAGCTTTACCACAACAGAGATGGGCGCTGAATACATTGAGGCCTTTTTTCTCGTGGCGGAAACAGAGGAGCTTCAACTCCAGTTGGATCGAAGTAAAGACCGAGTGTTTCGTATGGTGCATGATAGGGCTATGGTCGTACAGGGCAAGTTACAACGATGTTTCAACAAGCCTCCACCAATTTTCTACCTCCATCCGCCCCTAGCTGGTCACGGTATGTGGGCAGAGAACAATGCCCACCTTCTTCAGATGACTACGGAGACACTAAATCACTGCTACTACTTGCGTGAATCCCCCGAATCCACGGAGACAATACAACTTGTCGATCGACTGGATCGGTCTCTCCGCGACACGATGCGGCAGAAGTTTTGCGAATGGAGGGCAAACCTGCCGCAGAACCCTGGCGAGTATCTTGAGCGATTTCTCATTTCTAAGCGCCCCAACCCGCGGAAACACTCCCTCGCCCTGTATGATGTAAATTTCGCTTCGGAGCTTTTGTTACTCTTCGCTGAGGCGCGGTACTGGCACAGTCTTGGCGAGCTGTTGCCTGTCCACATTATGGACATTGTGTCTAAGGAAGAACGCCTGCGAATATACCGTGAGAGTGTTGCACAGGCAGTTCGGGCCCGAAACAGCATTGCCTTGTCGCTGACCCGTGAGGAATGTCGACTTTTCTCAGTGCGGATGAATTTTTTGGAGAGCAAATATATGCCCGGAATGACGAGACTGCTGTGGAACTCACAGGGTATTGTTGAGTACTTTGTTCGAGAGTGCCGCCAACACGTGGAGCGAGTTCAGCACATCGTAAATGAGTTTAAGCACGGATCAGAGTACGTTGACCATCACTGCAAGGCTATTGCCGACACGATTGTGGTCATCtttgagaaaaagaaggtatatTCCATCGAATCCTTCGTAGAGAAGCAAGAGGCTCACCGTGCCGCCACGTTGGAGAAACTTCAGGCAATTCATCGGCGCCTCGTGGACAAGCTATTCGAGTTGTTGAGCTACTTTCGTGACGACTATGCCGAGGATGATGTCGTTCGCACGGAGTGGCACCGCCTCATATCGAAGGTGGAGCTAAAGGTGGAGGAAGCGTTGCGTACGATGGTGAAGCGTACACTTCAGGTGGTAGAGCGTATGTTACCTATCGAACCATCGGAAGACCGTTTGGAAGAAAAGGTTTTCAAACTGGACGTGGTTGTCACGGTTGCGGATGACACCAGGCCCCACATTGAGCCTGTGCCGTCCGTTCGCAAGTTGAGCCACGACGTGAATGGTGTGTGCAAGGCCATTATCGGTATTGTGAAGAGCATTCCTCGCCTGGAGGAGTCACTGCAAGCTCGAGTTGCGCAAGACCAAACGGACGATGCTGATGCAGGCAAACGACAACCATTTCAGTACAGCAGCTCCAACACGGATTCTCTTGCTCTCCGTGGATCGTACTTTGAGTACATGACTAGCGAGCAGGATGCGATATACAGTCTCCGCCATGTGCGTGAGTCCTTTGATGCTATAGAAGAGAAAGTGCGGGATAAGTTGACTCAGACTTGGCAGTTACACCAGTCGGACACCACGGACAGTTTGTGGACAACACAGAAGCAGGTCCGCCGTATCAAGCAAGGTTGGAAGCTCGAAGATTATCGTATTCACATGGACCATGTGGCCCAGCGTCGTGAAGGAATCAACAAGCAGGAGACGTTCTCTGAtgtccttttcctccaactAGATTTCACCAAGATGAAGGAGAGCTTCCGCAAACAGTGCCAACTTGTTATTACTCACTATCATAGCCTGTTGTATGCGGATGCCAAGTCCGAGGTCGATGCTATCTACAAGAACTTTGTTTTAACCATTCAGGCACTGACAAAGGAACCACAGTCCCTGGATGAACTTGGTGACCAAATTAAGAGATGCGCCGCCGCCACAGAGGCACTGCCAGAAATTTCGGCCAAGTTTGGACCAATTGCCGATACCTTCGCCCTCATTACCCACGATATGTACAACTTCGGCAGCGTTAGACCCGAGGATGTTCGTCGCTGCGAGGGGCTTCAGGAAAAATTTGAGGTGTACTCGGAACAGCTTGTGAAGGCTCAGCAGCAGCTGGCAAAGTACAAAGAACAGTTTCGGCACGATGTGGAGACGGATATACGAGCTCTGTCGTCAAATTCCTACGCACTTCGTCAGAAGGTCGCTGAGGAGGGACCGCGGTCACACACACTTTCCACTGAAGATGCGTTCGCCAAACTCAGCTCGCTTGGGTTGCGTGCGAAAGAATTACGTACCATGGAGAGTAGGCTTCAACAAGGTATTGAGATCTTCAACCTAGAGAAACCTCAGTTGGATGACTTGGTGGCTGCGGAGAAGGAGTTGGAGATACTTCGCAAAATATGGAACCTGTGTGACGAGTGGCGGCGAGAAAATTCATTGTGGCGTACTATGTATTTTATTAAGCTTAACAGTGAAAGTATGTTGGATGTCTGCGAACGTATTCGTAAGGACACACTGAGGCTCCGGAATGAACTCCAGATGACAGATGTATGGGTGAATCTTAAAGAAGAGGTGGAGCTCATGAAACGGTTACTTCCCATTGTGGATGATCTTAGGACCCCTGCCATACGACCGCGTCACTGGGAGTTCCTCAAAGTACAGCTTGACGCCACGTTTAACATTGACGATGAGAGCTTCTGCTTGAATGACCTTATGGAGGCTCGTGTGGAGACGCAAGCAGAGTTCGTTGTTAACCTCGCTACGTCCGCGCGAGAGGAGATGAAAATTGAAACTGATCTTGAAAGAATCCGTACGTTCTGGGAGGATTCTGAGTTGATGATAGAACCATACCAAGGTTACCACAAAATATCCGGTGTAGACGACATTAACAATGCCTTAGCTGAACATCTTGCACAGTTGAGTTCTATGAAAATGTCACGGTTTGTAGACAGTTTTCGTCCAAAGGTGATTCAATGGGAGCAGACGCTGTCAATTGCAACAGATACAATAGAGGCTCTCCTCACGGTGCAGACGAAGTGGATGTATCTGGAGAACATCTTTATTGGCAGCGACGATATTAAGCGGAAGCTAGCGGCTGAGTCAAAGAAGTTTGATGGCGTGCATTCTCAGTGGCTGGCGATTATTACGCGATTTATTAACGATCCGAACGTGGTTCGCGGCACACGGCGTGATGGATTGATTGATCAGTTGCAGAACATGAATAACAGTCTTGAATTTATCCAAAAGAGCTTGGAAGGCTTTCTTGAGGATCGCCGTCGTGTGTTCCCCcgcttttactttctttccaaCGACGACCTCCTTGAAATCCTTGGCCATACGAAAGATCCATCCAAGGTCCAACCACACTTACGTAAGTGCTTCGAAGGTCTTTACCAACTGTCACTTAAGACTGTCCGCCAGCGCACTGTTGCGGACGCAATGCTGTCGTCCGATGGCGAAACTGTCGCTTTTACTCCCGCTGTACAGGTGGGAGGGTTGCCGGTTGAGTCCTGGCTCCGTCGTGTAGAGGTGAAGATGCGTGAGATGATGCAAAAGCGAATCAACGCCACGGTTGATGACTTACAGAAGAGCGTTTTTGAGACTAAGAAATCGATTTCGCGTGACAGTCTGAAAGCCTGGGCTGAGCGTAACGAAGGCCAAAGCATTATCACAGCTTCTTGCATCAACTGGACTTTGATGACAGAAAGTGCCATCACGGAGTATGGCGAGCTTCACTCGGGTGGCTTAGGTTTACAACGTCGTAAGGCCTCCCCGCTGTACAAAGTGTATAAGCGATGGAAGGGGATGATTAAGAAATACTGCCAGCTCGTCCGTCAGCCACAGAACCGCGTTCAGCGCAGCAAATTGGTGGCGCTCATTACAATTGAGGTGCATTCTCGGGACATTTTGCGTCAGGTTCTTGCTGCGCGCGTCCACCAGGATGATGACTTTGAGTGGTCGAGGCAACTTCGTTTCTATAGGGAGGAGGATGAGTCAACTGATCGTCCACAAGAGGGTCACAAAATTTGTCTTGTTAGGCAAACTTCTGCAACGGTCCGCTATGACTATGAATACCTGGGAAACAGTGGGCGTCTCGTCGTCACTGGCCTCACAGACCGGGCATACATGACACTGACAACCGCACTACAGTTGCACCGAGGAGGGCTTCCGCAGGGTCCTGCAGGAACAGGCAAGACGGAAACTGTGAAGGATCTTGGCAAAGCTATCGGCAAGTACGTCATGGTGTTCAACTGCTCTGATGGTCTAGATTACAAATCTGTTGGTCGGATGCTCAGTGGTATTGCGCAAACGGGTTCGTGGTCGTGCTTTGATGAGTTTAACCGTATTGAGGTGGAGGTGCTTTCTGTTGTGGCGCAGCAGATTCTGTCAATCCTCACAGCCGTTTCCGAGCGCAAAGATCATTTCCTCTTCGAAGGTTCAGACATTCCACTCAACATGAACTGCGGTCTTTTCGTCACAATGAATCCGGGTTATGCGGGGCGGTCGGAACTCCCTGATAACCTTAAGGCGCTACTTCGTCCCATTTCCATGATGGTACCAGATTTCGCACTTATTTGCGAAATTACTTTGTTGTCAGAAGGCTTTGAGGAGTCAGAAACTTTATCGAAAAAGGTTTCGATTTTGTATGAGCTCATGGAAAAGCAGCTCTCGAAGCAGGATCACTACGATTTCTCCCTCCGTAACATCAAGGCGGTGTTGGTTCAGGCAGGTAACCTGAAGCGTGAGGGATTCCCGGGGACGGAGTCTCAATTGTGCCTCAAGGCAATGAACGATATGAACCTTCCCAAATTTGTAAAGGATGACGTGCCGCTGTTTGTTGGAATGCTGAATGACCTTTTCCCTGGTGTTGAACCCGGTGATAGTGGACTGGGTGCTCTCCAAGAAGCCGCTGAGAAAGAATTGGATGCAGAGGGACTTGAGGTTAACGCACATATAGTGGTAAAGACGCTGCAGTTGTGGGACACCCTTCGTACCCGCCATGGTGTGATGGTTGTTGGGCAAACGGGATCGGGTAAGACGGTGACCTGGCGTAACCTTAGTGGTGCTCTACGGCTTCTGAAGGAGCAGAATCTGGAACCTGGGCTGTACGAGCCTGTTAGGGTGTCATTACTGAATCCCAAGTCTGTCACCATGGATGAGCTATACGGCAGTTACAACCAAGCTACACGTGAATGGAAGGACGGAATTCTTTCGGACCTCATGCGGCAGATTTGCCGTGACATAACGGACACGGCATATAAGTGGATGTTATTCGATGGTCCGGTTGATACGTTGTGGATAGAGTCCATGAACACTGTTTTGGACGATAACAAGATGCTCACACTTAACTCGGGTGAACGTATTACCCTTAACTCAACCGTCCGAATGATGTTTGAGGTTCAGGATTTATCGCAGGCCTCGCCCGCAACCGTTTCTCGTTGTGGTATGGTTTACTTTAACGTTGAGGACCTCGGGTGGATGCCGTTCTTTAAGACGTGGTTGAAGTCACGTTGGAAGTTTGAAATCACGATGGGCGCGCCGAGGCCCGACGATACCATCAGCGAACTGCAGGAGTATGTGAAGAACACAGTTACGCGCGTTCTGGAGTACCGAGCCCATGAGTGTGTTGAGTTGGTTCCAACTACCACCTTAAACGTCGTCCGGTCTTTCACGCGTATGTTAGACGCGCTTGCGAGCGTGGATGCTGAACCGTTTGTTCCTGAAGCCGCGCACTACGCTACTTCTCACGCAGGTGAAAACTATCTTCCCCAGTTG is a window from the Trypanosoma brucei brucei TREU927 chromosome 8, complete sequence genome containing:
- a CDS encoding dynein heavy chain, putative; this translates as MTSRVKFEVAEEGVIPECHPECTVWMLQRIQAELQCKDEEFTNKHIRLINDFLVGDEDLHALFCYYSSVLVDVVSEDGEPSSESRSQQEMIAELRIVDGLPAVSRRDTMKGMCLDVVWFARLDPEKLIVPESVDTCIAWGVCRGGNLLEGFLRQLQYSIAPTLLQNRWPDSLEKDVRSALHRFMAAVTENVNRLKGQTVLYVPSDLFSKVDLAEAHQNRELVQGFEAVVIHWTRQIKEVVGDKDAGLTGDGAGPLQEIAYWRSRARDLGNIRTQLNRSDVGGIVQVLKNAKSFYYLEPFLNLRADVEKGTDEAFDSLRFLNTLLEPCTRLSRAGPKEIPSLIPDVLIHAQLILLYSKSYKKDRFFRLLRLISNEIIFRCSQEIDVPAILNGDVERSMVALRHSVAAGNAWIQECHKMLAATRKRFKMERGEKLDVDDSFLNEIDGFVRHRCQNLCEICKAQLQFGFKSVFQDSQISTDRTGGSRHTRGVRNAAAVEKRQIAGGVAAYGAPLEVKDLVKTKGKEKDVFRGQLPIFSGNKGPEIETQLLDIQRAFKAKIDTLRRLDYDILDVKSTRWVDDFRALKSDIDNLSMMLQQIITAAFDSFTTTEMGAEYIEAFFLVAETEELQLQLDRSKDRVFRMVHDRAMVVQGKLQRCFNKPPPIFYLHPPLAGHGMWAENNAHLLQMTTETLNHCYYLRESPESTETIQLVDRLDRSLRDTMRQKFCEWRANLPQNPGEYLERFLISKRPNPRKHSLALYDVNFASELLLLFAEARYWHSLGELLPVHIMDIVSKEERLRIYRESVAQAVRARNSIALSLTREECRLFSVRMNFLESKYMPGMTRLLWNSQGIVEYFVRECRQHVERVQHIVNEFKHGSEYVDHHCKAIADTIVVIFEKKKVYSIESFVEKQEAHRAATLEKLQAIHRRLVDKLFELLSYFRDDYAEDDVVRTEWHRLISKVELKVEEALRTMVKRTLQVVERMLPIEPSEDRLEEKVFKLDVVVTVADDTRPHIEPVPSVRKLSHDVNGVCKAIIGIVKSIPRLEESLQARVAQDQTDDADAGKRQPFQYSSSNTDSLALRGSYFEYMTSEQDAIYSLRHVRESFDAIEEKVRDKLTQTWQLHQSDTTDSLWTTQKQVRRIKQGWKLEDYRIHMDHVAQRREGINKQETFSDVLFLQLDFTKMKESFRKQCQLVITHYHSLLYADAKSEVDAIYKNFVLTIQALTKEPQSLDELGDQIKRCAAATEALPEISAKFGPIADTFALITHDMYNFGSVRPEDVRRCEGLQEKFEVYSEQLVKAQQQLAKYKEQFRHDVETDIRALSSNSYALRQKVAEEGPRSHTLSTEDAFAKLSSLGLRAKELRTMESRLQQGIEIFNLEKPQLDDLVAAEKELEILRKIWNLCDEWRRENSLWRTMYFIKLNSESMLDVCERIRKDTLRLRNELQMTDVWVNLKEEVELMKRLLPIVDDLRTPAIRPRHWEFLKVQLDATFNIDDESFCLNDLMEARVETQAEFVVNLATSAREEMKIETDLERIRTFWEDSELMIEPYQGYHKISGVDDINNALAEHLAQLSSMKMSRFVDSFRPKVIQWEQTLSIATDTIEALLTVQTKWMYLENIFIGSDDIKRKLAAESKKFDGVHSQWLAIITRFINDPNVVRGTRRDGLIDQLQNMNNSLEFIQKSLEGFLEDRRRVFPRFYFLSNDDLLEILGHTKDPSKVQPHLRKCFEGLYQLSLKTVRQRTVADAMLSSDGETVAFTPAVQVGGLPVESWLRRVEVKMREMMQKRINATVDDLQKSVFETKKSISRDSLKAWAERNEGQSIITASCINWTLMTESAITEYGELHSGGLGLQRRKASPLYKVYKRWKGMIKKYCQLVRQPQNRVQRSKLVALITIEVHSRDILRQVLAARVHQDDDFEWSRQLRFYREEDESTDRPQEGHKICLVRQTSATVRYDYEYLGNSGRLVVTGLTDRAYMTLTTALQLHRGGLPQGPAGTGKTETVKDLGKAIGKYVMVFNCSDGLDYKSVGRMLSGIAQTGSWSCFDEFNRIEVEVLSVVAQQILSILTAVSERKDHFLFEGSDIPLNMNCGLFVTMNPGYAGRSELPDNLKALLRPISMMVPDFALICEITLLSEGFEESETLSKKVSILYELMEKQLSKQDHYDFSLRNIKAVLVQAGNLKREGFPGTESQLCLKAMNDMNLPKFVKDDVPLFVGMLNDLFPGVEPGDSGLGALQEAAEKELDAEGLEVNAHIVVKTLQLWDTLRTRHGVMVVGQTGSGKTVTWRNLSGALRLLKEQNLEPGLYEPVRVSLLNPKSVTMDELYGSYNQATREWKDGILSDLMRQICRDITDTAYKWMLFDGPVDTLWIESMNTVLDDNKMLTLNSGERITLNSTVRMMFEVQDLSQASPATVSRCGMVYFNVEDLGWMPFFKTWLKSRWKFEITMGAPRPDDTISELQEYVKNTVTRVLEYRAHECVELVPTTTLNVVRSFTRMLDALASVDAEPFVPEAAHYATSHAGENYLPQLRILATFCLMWSAGGSLTTESRQKLDAFIRELDSSFPSTETIFEYFPDLGGLQWKNWNEHVDLQKTYMPATGTPYHKLIVPTVDTVRYEYIVSQLVRSQVQLVLVGTTGTGKSLIARQVLANLSNDVYVTTQLNFSAQTTAGNVQDIIEGRMEHKSKKVCCPPGGRRMICLVEDLNMPAKEKFGAQPPLELLRQWLDNGYWYDRNTRGRRTVNDLQLLCCMTYGRPDITPRLMSKLNVFNITFPSESVITKIFTSILMYRLEPYPELHKLVNSVVKATLQTYQKVSADLLPTPSKSHYLFNLRDLSKVFQGIYGCHMEYLQCKEHMVALWAHECFRVFSDRMNDPNDKAWFKNLICEKLADIFQTKWNNIIRARSRDSRNQAVDEKENPLFVDFWDGEYDEMAKYRLVPSLEALRDKVEEYLDAYNSEPGARQMNLVFFTDALEHLCRIHRIVRQPRGNALLVGLGGSGRYSLTRLATYLAGYSIFSIETHKKYDLDRFHEDLRSLYKGCGLKGQQRVFYFSDNQIMQPAFLEDLNNMLSTGEVPNLFPKDELQNIRDTVCKQAIASGYRDTPDEMYNFFIDRARTNLHLVVAMSPAHKLFRARLRQFPALVSCTSIDWFVEWPSEALREVGLRYLQETRENKEDDEHLGIISDFFVYMHYTTSTLSREMLEQVHRYNYVTPSSYLDMVRGFRRMLTQKRDEIIEQRDKLANGMAKLEETKLAVSKMTEELKVQDAKLQEKTEEVNRATESIKVQQQNAEEQQSLLASEKVKIEQTKRSALADQAEAQADLDRAMPTLLEAQNALDKLEKNDINEIKSYKTPAAMIRTVMYAVQTTLRRKLEWDEAKKSLSEPKFIDMLKHYHENNDMTDQRLLDKIEKYVKRPDFTPAAASAVSKAAGGLCQWVIAIHKYGNIYKEVHPKIVKNENAQQKVRAQEEMLRQKEEKLQRIMSEVKQLELALQQNVDEKMRLMQEAKETQMKLDRARIIVDGLEGEQDRWIESIARYEAALGTLVGDALLVCGFLCYAGAFTADYRQKLWLNWIKEIKRLQIAISKNFDFVEFLADPTEVRDWQQAGLPGDDFSKENGAVVMRGTRWPLMIDPQLQAIKWIKRMEKDKGLKVIDQKQPDFHKTVEYAVQFGCPLLLQDILEEIDPLLDSVLSKAIVRKGAKPILKIGDNYVEYNDNFKLYITTRLPNPHYTPEICSKVCLLNFAVRETGLEEQLLKIVVEKEKPELEQDNEQLILDTAEARKETKRLEDEILNLLSTSQVSLLENKKLVDTLQSARVIAANIKQQLKEAEITAEKIHSAREQYRECARRASILFFALADLGSIDAMYQFALDSYIVLFQGSIQRSAQKIATHTLEERVRTLNDWHTSAVYANTCRGLFEKHKLLFTFHMTIRILQAEGLVNIEEYVFLMRGGQVLDKQGRLPNPAPSWLSERAWSHILELDKLTNFHGVAASFEQAQESWKHWFLQENPEDAELPDDWQTRTADNYIQRMIFVRCLRPDRVIFMVYEFIEKQLGPQFVDPPPFNLKDTFEESTNVVPLVFVLSPGVDPTTQLAALAQREGRPLKTLALGQGQGENAKRAVQECSQVGGWVFLANCHLMVSWLVELEKIIEDLVEQRPHKEFRLWLSSVPTTQFPIGILQRAIKMTTEPPTGIKANMLRLYNQFSEEQFAEHTGSNPQIYCSLLFALCFFHSILLERRKFGNLGYNVVYDFTTSDFEVSENIIALYIGNMATDRVEDIPFVTIRYLIAEASYGGRVTDDWDRRVINTYISQFMCPAILTEERYPLSAAEEYYIPSGISTLQAYKDECSLLPITDPPEAFGQHTNADIASRVAESTMLLDNLISVNKTLARGGGSSGGASKGMSEEARCLEILASLEEPSKTAIPNPIDYDAVYESVKEDTNNALNTCLLQEIQRYNVLLRKIIVQKRELRRAVKGEVLMTDELEAVFNALLLSRVPPPWTSAYPSMKPLASWAVDLVERIEQMKQWGQRVPNVFWLSGFTYPTGFLKGLQQQQARHDRISIDQYTWEFVVLPSEERTIVNRAKKGAYVRGIFLEGAGWNEEMNTLCEPRPLELIVPMPIIHFKPKIRDTKPRPPTIYECPLYMYPLRTGTRERPSFVVAVDLESGEAVPEHYTKRGTALLLSTDE